The proteins below come from a single Papaver somniferum cultivar HN1 chromosome 11, ASM357369v1, whole genome shotgun sequence genomic window:
- the LOC113325042 gene encoding uncharacterized protein LOC113325042 produces MREANTIPLTPNLAKAFIPQKCPIPAFECYDGCSDPAAHLRYYNRMFPRWDQDDVVLCRYFPLSLKGSALSWFDNLPPNSIDSYSQLTEKFLRTYMYNKAVNTGMDNLFSLEIAYKETIREYTDRWHRICEAIGKVDPVVIINCYKWGLDRMSPLFVEIPVSVPTTEGDIRVIIEKHARLEEIQRENPRSQTQRSHRTNSVEQAIGSRRGNSTELPNKDRRGRRDDRRRDDRKFEDQIFTKLNTNYTRILREIKDRENLEWPWSKGKQPPRSEKSRDYCEYHCFNGHQTEKCKNLKIMIQKLIDVGDLKQYVQKIGKRLRKKFEDYCKLYKVDGVEVDEHEEWMNALITFEAEDIEDDMEDHNDPLVLTLPIAWCNIRKVLIYGGNSFNVLFYDTFKRMELNDEQLMSSYYTIYGFNGSPTKPLGDIVLQVNAGPMKVDTRFSVVDAPSPYNAIIGRRWVHKLKGVATAYHQYLRFPTPEGVMEIKGDQVTARECQAIQNHLNN; encoded by the exons ATGAGGGAAGCCAACACCATACCACTAACTCCAAACCTAGCCAAAGCTTTCATCCCCCAGAAGTGTCCCATACCAGCGTTCGAATGTTACGATGGATGCAGCGACCCTGCGGCCCACCTTCGGTACTATAATCGTATGTTTCCTCGATGGGATCAAGACGACGTGgtcctctgcagatacttccctttAAGTCTGAAAGGGTCAGCACTATCCTGGTTCGATAACCTACCACCAAACTCCATCGACTCTTACAGCCAGCTCACCGAGAAATTCctgagaacttacatgtacaacaaggccgtCAACACAGGAATGGATAATCTTTTCTCGCTGGAAATCGCATACAAAGAAACCATCAGAGAGTATACAGATAGATGGCATAGAATCTGCGAAGCAATAGGGAAGGTGGATCCGGTGGTCATCATCAACTgttacaaatggggattagataGGATGAGCCCGTTGTTTGTCGAGATCCCTGTAAGTGTACCCACAACCGAAGGAGATATTCGAGTCATCATCGAGAAACACGCccggttggaggaaattcagcgAGAAAATCCGAGGTCCCAAACACAGAGATCTCATCGGACCAACTCAGTTGAACAAGCCATCGGATCCAGAAGGGGTAATTCAACGGAACTTCCCAACAAAGATAGAAGAGGACGAAGGGACGATCGACGGCGTgatgatcgaaaattcgaagaccaaATCTTCACGAAGCTTAACACCAACTACACTCGCATCCTAAGGGAGATTAAGGATCGAGAGAACTTagaatggccttggtccaaaggaAAGCAACCACCACGATCCGAGAAGTCTAGAGACTATTGTGAATaccactgcttcaacggacaccagactgaaaagtgcaagaacctcaaGATAATGATCCAGAAACTGATTGACGTCGGTGACCTCAAGCAGTACGTTCAAAAG ATAGGAAAGAGATTAAGAAAGAAATTCGAGGATTACTGCAAACTGTACAAAGTCGACGGGGTCGAAGTTGATGAGCACGAAGAATGGATGAACGCATTAATAACATTCGAGGCTGAGGATATCGAAGATGACATGGAAGATCACAACGACCCCTTGGTTCTCACATTACCCATCGCATGGTGCAATATCAGGAAGGTCCTTATCTATGGAGGGAACTCGTTCAATGtactgttctatgacacgttcaaacgaaTGGAGCTGAATGACGAGCAGTTGATGTCGTCATACTACACCATATACGGATTCAATGGGAGCCCGACGAAGCCgttgggagacattgtgttacaaGTAAACGCAGGACCAATGAAGGTTGATACACGATTTAGCGTAGTGGACGCTCCCTCTCCTTACAATGCCATCATCGGCAGaagatgggtacacaagctcaaaggagtagcaACAGCCTATCATCAGTACCTTAGATTTCCAACacccgaaggggtaatggaaataAAGGGAGATCAGGTCACCGCTCGAGAATGTCAGGCTATACAAAATCATCTCAATAACTAG